A genomic segment from Manduca sexta isolate Smith_Timp_Sample1 chromosome 13, JHU_Msex_v1.0, whole genome shotgun sequence encodes:
- the LOC119189175 gene encoding uncharacterized protein LOC119189175 produces the protein MKSSGFLLALATITAVTSAQNQNYAQANAAAWLANAAANGAQVIHVHHKSGAGRPAQSKPAQDRPVQAAGTRAEAVAHSRYPESHPNTGQANAPAQAIAHALAKPHHQGHHGAPQPSTPASSAHQTPVAVTSAPATTVAKTPPQPPNDKDLQKLPQPSPLPDVSALGIPSLLPDLPQDIAKVIQAALTDNPLAKVASGLITAFITDQSTTVPAIIAGVHKGLTNAATVISPDNVSKAVAVLADKSHDVIKAFVAKLGDLIVSHVDKIGELIKKLSEIGKFSHAIAIGLSVLATLSLIFQNEVLPKIPADLSHLPIPLEDLPHLLEKGPIHLEKLPFLLDKLEPLKKLLENFGHGPASAPGADSEAKASSVPGQGAQDAAKADAAAKAPALTTGSSPPAPAAGAAPPPTAATEPEYLDEYYEEEEEGAAGAFATAESAAASTANASGAVATAIAG, from the exons ATGAAATCGTCAGGATTTCTGCTTGCTTTG GCTACGATAACTGCCGTGACATCAGCacaaa ATCAAAACTATGCTCAAGCCAATGCTGCAGCGTGGTTAGCGAATGCGGCAGCAAACGGAGCCCAAGTGATACATGTTCACCACAAGTCCGGGGCAGGTCGTCCAGCCCAGTCTAAGCCAGCCCAAGACAGACCTGTTCAAGCAGCCGGCACAAGAGCTGAAGCAGTAGCTCATTCGCGATACCCAGAAAGCCACCCCAATACTGGACAGGCTAATGCACCAGCACAAGCTATAGCCCACGCTCTAGCCAAACCTCACCATCAAGGTCATCATGGCGCTCCACAACCCTCAACGCCAGCGTCAAGTGCGCATCAAACACCTGTTGCAGTCACTTCTGCCCCAGCCACCACAGTTGCCAAAACGCCTCCACAACCTCCAAATGATAAAGATTTGCAAAAGTTACCGCAGCCATCACCACTACCCGACGTCAGTGCTCTGGGGATACCCAGTCTATTACCTGATTTACCACAAGATATAGCGAAAGTAATCCAAGCTGCGTTAACTGACAATCCATTGGCTAAAGTTGCGTCAGGCCTAATCACCGCTTTCATTACTGATCAGTCTACAACTGTTCCAGCAATCATTGCCGGAGTTCATAAAGGTCTCACAAATGCAGCTACCGTGATCTCCCCTGATAATGTATCCAAAGCAGTCGCTGTTCTAGCTGACAAATCCCACGATGTCATAAAAGCCTTTGTTGCAAAACTCGGAGACCTTATAGTCAGTCATGTTGATAAGATTGGAGAATTGATTAAAAAACTTAGTGAAATAGGCAAATTTTCACATGCAATTGCGATCGGATTGTCAGTCTTGGCTACTCTGTCCTTGATATTCCAGAATGAGGTACTACCAAAAATTCCTGCTGACTTGAGTCACTTGCCAATACCTTTGGAAGATTTGCCACACCTATTGGAAAAGGGTCCGATACATCTTGAAAAACTACCGTTTTTGTTAGACAAGCTTGAACCCTTAAAAAAGTTGCTGGAAAATTTTGGACATGGACCGGCTTCGGCTCCTGGCGCTGACAGTGAAGCAAAAGCTTCAAGTGTACCAGGTCAGGGCGCGCAAGATGCTGCTAAGGCTGATGCAGCGGCTAAGGCACCAGCCTTAACCACCGGGTCAAGTCCACCCGCACCTGCAGCCGGCGCTGCTCCACCACCTACAGCAGCGACGGAACCAGAATATTTGGATGAGTACTATGAAGAGGAAGAAGAAGGTGCTGCAGGTGCTTTTGCTACTGCTGAAAGTGCCGCAGCGAGTACTGCAAATGCTAGCGGTGCTGTAGCAACTGCTATAGCTGGGTAA